The genomic DNA CTGGAGCGAGGACTGGGTCCGCTCGTCCGGCAGGGCGTACGGCGGCATCGTCTCCTGGTTGTAGAGCTTCTGCAGGACGACGGGGCGGTCCGGGTCTCCGTCCAGGAAGCCGACCTCCATCTCCCAGCCCACGCGGGGGAGAATCATGCTGCCGCTGGTGTTCTGCTGCTGCACGCGCATCCAGCACGAGGCGGTGTCGTCCACCTTGCCCTCGCGGTCCCAATAGAAGTGGACCTTGATGCGCCCGAACTCGTCGACGTGGATCTCCTCGCCCGGCGGGCCCGTGACGACCGCGCTCTCCTTGCCCCACACGCGCGGGCGCGGGGTGCGCCGCGCGGGCCGGAAGTCGGTGCCCGCCGAGGGGATGGCCCGCACGCGGGTGCCGAAGCGGGTGGACTCCGCATCCTCCGCCTGGACCAGCGCGTAGTCGTGGGTGACCTGGAGGAGCAGGTACTCCTGGCAGAGGAAGGAGGGGAGGGCGTCGAGCAGGGAGAACAGGCGCCCGGGCTGCAGCCGGAAGCTGTTGCTGCGCGCCTCCAGGACCATCCGCTCCTGCACCAGCCCGCTCAGGCGGTTGCGCGCGCGGCGGACGCCATCCGAGGGGCTGGAGAAGGAGCCCGGGTATTCGTAACGCGGGAAGTCCGCCTCGCTGGAGCGCTCCTCGGCCTCCAGCGGCTCGCTGGGGCTGCGCCAGTTCCAGTCCCGCGCGGTGTACAGGCCGTGCACCAGGCGCGAGGTGAAGGTGAGCTCGGCCACGCGCTCGTCCTCCGCGTGGATGAGCGAGTCGCGCGTGAAGCCGAGCGCGGGCGTCCCCAGGATGGGCTCGTAGGTGGAAGGGTCGTCCGCGAGCTTCAGCACGTGCTCGGTGGGCAGGTGCTCGAACCAGAAGAAGATGCCCTCGTCCTCCAGCAGCCGGAGCACGAAGTCCAGGTCGCTCTCCTTCCACTGGGTGCAGTACTCCCGCTTCATGTAATCGCGGGACAGGAGCCACTCGGTGGACGCGGCGGGCAGGCCCGCCTTCTCCAGGACGGCCTGGATGATCTCCACCGCCGTCATGTCCTGGAAGATTTGACTGCGGCTGCGGTAGCGCAGGCCGTGCAGCCGGGGCCGCAGGCGCAGCCGGTAGACGAACCCATGGGTTGCGAGCCTCGCGCGGTACTCCGCCTCCTCCACGACGCCGTGGAAGCAGCGCGCCTCGAAGCTGCCCTCGGAGAAGGTGGGTGAGAGCCTCAGCGTCCCCGCGGTCCCGATGAGGGCCGTCAGGTCCAGATCGGGATCATCACAGGCGAACTCGAGCTCCACGTCGAAGAGCTCGGACAATCCCTCACGCGCCGTGGCCCGCAGGACGATGGCCTCCGCGGGAAGGTCCGCATGGTCGATGTGGGCACGTACCTCCATGCACTCTCCCCCTCTTCGATTGAGATGTCAGTTTCTGGACATCCCTGCCCCGTTGCAACTCCATGGAGCGTGTCAGCCCTCCGCCCTCTGGCCAACACCTTCATGGGTGTGACGAACGCGAACGGCGTCGAGTCTTCGCGCTGTTGGATGCGTGTGTGCTTGGGGGAGGCCCGCGGGGTGTCGTGGATGGGCGCGAATCCCCTACATTTCGCGCCATCCTTGGGCATCCCGTTCTTAAAAAAGCACACACGGCCAGGCCCCAGGCTGTCTAACTGTCAAGTTGTTGTACTACAGTGTCGTTCACTGGGGGTGCGCCTGAATGCGCTTGAGGTCGACGATTCTCCATGCCTCCCTCCCCTCGGAGCTCGGCGTGTCGCGCCTGGTGGTGGAGGAAGGCCTCTCCCAGCTATTCGTGGCGGACGTGGAGTGTGTCAGCGCAGACCCCGATTGGGAACTGACGCCACTGCTGGGGACGAGTGCTTCCGTGAGAGTGGAAGCGGATGATGGCTCCTCACGTCACTTCCACGGCGTCGTCGAGGATGCCGAGTTCGTGGGGACGCGAGGCGAGCTGTTTGTCTATCGCCTGCGCTTGATGCCCCGACTGAAGGGGCTCGCGCACCGGGTCCGCACCCGAATCTTCCAGGACAAGAACATCGAGGCCATCCTCCGGGAGGTGTTCTCCGGCGCGGGTGTCCCCGCCGGCGCCACGCGGTGGAGCGTGGCGGAGGGACCCGTTCGCGAGTACTGCACCCAGTGGAAGGAGAGTGAGCTGGGCTTCGTGCTCCGGTTGTTGGAGGACACGGGCATCTTCTTCTGGTTCGAGCACTCCGAGTCGGACCACGTCATGTGTCTGGCGGACTCGCCCGCGGCGCATGTGCCCATCGACGGCGCCGCCGGGCTCTCCTTCCGGGCCTGGGACGAGCGCGAGACCCTTCGCGACATCGTCACGCGCCTCACCTACACGGCCCGCGTGGTGCCGGACGCGGTGATGTTGCGCGACTGGAACTGGCAGACCCCGCTGACGCTGCCCGAGGCGAAGCTCTCCGCGTCTGAAGGGGGCGGCTTGGAGGTCTACGAGTTCCCCGCGGGGTTCGTCAGCGCCGCCGCGGGCAAGCAGCGGGCCGCGGATCGCCTGAGCGCGGTCCGGGTCCGCCAGCGGGTCCTCCGCGGGACGACGCCGTCGCTCCGGTTGTCGCCAGGGCGCCTGTTCCAGATCTTCGACGCGGAGCCCGCGCCGCTCAATGGCGAGTACCTGGTGCTGGAGCTGCGCCACGTCTACGAGGACCCGACGGCGGGGACGCTGGTGGATGGAGACGGGCGCTACCGCGCCGAGTTCACCGCCGTCCCGGGAGGCGTGGAGTTCCGCCCCTCCCGCGTGACGCCCCGGCCTCGCGTCATGGGCAAGGAGCTGGCGGTGGTGACGGGGCCGGCGGGCGAGGAGATCCACGTCGACGAGTTCGGTCGGGTGAAGGTGCACTTCTACTGGGACCGCGAGGGCAAGGTGGACGACACCGCCTCGTGCTGGATGCGGGTGCAGCAGCAGAACACCGCGGGCAGTCAGATCCTCCCTCGCGTGGGCTGGGAGGTGGAGGTGGGCTTCCTCCACGGCGACCCCGACAGGCCCCTGGTGCTCCAGAAGCTCTACAACGCGGACACCCTGCCGCCCTATGCCCTGCCGGACAACCTGATGCAGAGCGCGTTGCAGTCCTCGACGACGCCGGGGGGCGGGGGCACCAACGAGGTGCGCCTCAACGACGGAAATGGCGGCATGGAGTTCTTCGTCCACTCCCAGAAGGACCTCTCGCTCCAGGCGGGGCACAACCTCACCGAGCAGATCGCCGTGGACGAGGCCGTGCAGATCACCTCGGACAGCACCCACAGCATCGGCGTCACGGAGGACGTCTCCGTGGGGGGAGACCAGAGCGCCAGCATCACCGGGATGATGGTGGAGGACACCGCGGGGACCAAGAAGGTGGTGGTGGGCGCCGTGGATCAATGGGGGGTGGGCGCCATGCATGCCATCACCGTGAAGGGCGCGCGCACGGAGAACGTGGGGGGCTTGCGCAACGTGCTGGCGCAGAAGGTGACGGAGACCTTCAACGCGGACCTCACCACGAGCGTGGGGGGCGTGCTGAGCATCAACGCCGTCGGCGCCATCACCGAGGCCGTCGCGGGCAACAAGACCGAGACGGTGGCCGGCGCGAAGCTGGAGATCATCACGGAGTCGAAGGCGGAGAACATCGGCGCGGCCAAGGTGATGACGGCCGGGATGGTGAACATCAAGACGGGCAAGGACCTCACGCTGGCGTCGGGCGCGGCCATGGCCATCACCACGGGGGGGCCCATGGCCATCAAGTGCGACAAGGACTTCAACCTGTCGGGCTCCTCCGTCACCATCACCGTGGGCAAGGCCAGCGTGAAGTCCGGCTCGAAGCTGGAGGCCACGCCCGCGTCGCTGCAGCTCAAGGGCGACACGGTGGGAGGGGACGGCGCCCAGGTGAAGCTCAAGGGAACCATCGAGTACAAGTAGGTAGGGGGGGAGATGAGCAACGGTCGCGTCCTGCAATTCGCGCTGTCCATCGACGACGGTGACGAAACCCTCTTGCGTGTCGTGCGCTTCGAGCTCGAAGAGGCGCTCTCGGAGGGGAGCCGCGGCTGGGTGGAGACGGAGACGACCGAGGTGGTCGATGCCGCGGCCATGTCCGGCAAGCCCTTCCGGCTGCGCATCCTCCAGGGGGACGGGCGGCCCGACAGGTGCTTCCATGGGCTCGTCTTCGGGGTCAGCCTGGAGGCCTTCCAGCCCGAGCACTTCCGGCTGCGGTTCGAGGTGGGCTCGTCCCTCCACCTGTTGGAGCTGGGGCAGGAGGTGCGCCTCTTCCAGCAGAAGTCCGTTCCCGACGTGGTGAAGGCGGTGCTGGAGGAGGCTGGCATCCCCGGGGACTCGCAGTCCTGGACGCTCGCGGAGCCGCCTGCCGCGCGCGCGGCGTTGACCCAGTACAACGAATGCGACCATGCCTTCCTGCGGCGCCTGTTGGCGGAGGAGGGAATCGTCTTCGCCGTGCGAAACGACGACGACGGCGAGACGCTGGCGTTCTTCGACGGCCCGGATGGACTGGAGCCGCTGGCGGGGGACGGTGTGCTGCTGGTCCGCACCGAGACGCGGACCGACGAGGACACCGTCCTCTCCCTGCGAGAGCGTCACGTGGCGGCCCCGGACGCGGTGATGGTGCGTGACCATGATCCGAAGCAGCCCACGGTGGACCTGAGCCACCGCGAGGAGGCGCCGGAGGCGCGAGGAAGAGAGGTGTACCTCCACCCCGGCGGTTTCGATGCGATGGGGCACGGCAAGCGCCGCGCGAAGCGCATCCTCGAGCGGCACCAGTCCCGGACCGTGGTGCGCGAGGGCACGAGCGACTGCCCCCACCTGGAGCCCGGCCGCACCTTCGTGCTGGATGGCCACTCCCGCGTGGAGCTCAATGGCGGACAGCTGGTGCTCCGCGTGGTGCATCGGGGTGGGCTGACAGCCCGGGAGTCCGGGGCCTCTGAGGAGACGTACGAGAACAGCTTCCGGGCCATGCCCCAGGAGCGCCCGTTCTTCCGTCCGGAGGCGCCGCCGGAGCGCCCGGCACCGGGCGTGGAGGTGGCGTTCGTCACGGGCGCCTCGGGGCAGGAGCTGCACGGCAGCGAGCGCGGCGAGGTGCGCGTGCGCTTCCCGTGGGATCGCTCGGGTCTGACGGACGACCGCAGCTCCCCGTGGCTGCGCGTGGGACAGCTCGCCCTGGGCGGCTCGATGATCATCCCCCGTGTGGGCTTCGAGGTGGTGGTGGACCACGAGCTGGGGGACCGGGACCGGCCGCTCGTCATCGGCCACCTCTACAACGGGGAGGCGACGCCGCCCTACGCGCTGCCGGACCACGCCACGCTCAGCTCCATCCAGACGGCGACCACCGGAGGCGGGCCCGGCGCGAACGAGCTGCGCTTCGAGGACGCGGCGGGCGCCGAGGAGATCTTCTTCAACGCCTCGCATGACCTCACCGTCTCCGTGGAGCACGACTCCGACTGGAAGGTGCTGGTGGACGAGTCCACGGAGGTCGGGGGGAACCGGACGTTCAGCGTCGGGGCCAACCACACGCACCAGGTGACCAGCCATCGCTCGCTGAACGTTGGCGCCAACCAGCGCTTGAGCGTGGAGGCGGACCTGTCCGACGGAGTCGGTGGAGACTCCGCGGTGCAGGTGGGCGCGACGCGCAAGCTGACCGTGGGGGGAGACCTCACCGAGAACACCCAGGGTTCGTTGGAGCGCACGGTGGGAGGGTTGCAGGCGGTGACGGGCCTGGCGGGTTACGAGCGCAAGGTGGTGGGCGGCTCGAAGACGATGGTGGGGGCGGCGTGGCTCGAGGCGACCGCCGACAGCCGCATGAGCACCTGTGGCACGGCGCGGGTGGAGACGGTGGGCGCCTTGAAGATGGTGAAGGCCAGGACGGTCGCCGTGTCGAGCGGCGCGGCCTATGCCCTCACGGCGGCGTCGGAGAAGGTCAAGGTCGGCGGCAATCGCGTGGACAAGGCGGAGGTCGCGCTCGCCATCACGGCGGGTGGAGGGCTCAGCATCAAGGCGGAGAACATCAACATCACTGGCGAGAGCAAGGTCGTGCTGAAGGTGGGGGGCTCGACGGTGGAGGTCACCCCCACGGCGGTGAAGATCAAGTCGTCCAAGATCCAGCTCAAGGGCGTGAAGAAGCTGGGCTCGAAGTTGAGTCACAAGAGCAATTGAGGCCCGAGGCGACCCATGGGTGACGAGCAGCGCCTGACGGCGACATTCTTCTTCGACGCACAGGAGGGCGCGCTCTCCGTGCACGCGGTGCGGGGGCAGGAGGCGCTGTCACGCGCGTACCGCTTCGAGGTGGACTTCTCCGCGCAGGACGTGGACGTGGATGCGGCGCCTGGAGCGCGCGCGACGCTGGTGCTGGAGTCTCCTCGCGGCGGCGAGCGCCACGTGGGCGGGGTGCTGGAGGAGGTCTCCCTCGCCGCCATGGCGCAGGCGGGGGAGGGCGCCTTCGGTCGCTACCGGGCGGTGCTCGTCCCCGAGCCGTACCTGGTGCTGAGCTCGAGGCGCGGCTTCCGCATCTTCCAGCAGAAGTCGGTGCCCGACATCGTCAAGCAGGTGTGCGAGGCCGCGGGCCTGGAGGACTCCGCCTTCGATTGGGGCGGCGTCACCGGCGCCTACACGCAGCGCGACTTCTGCGTGCAGTACGACGAGTCCGAGTGGGACTTCATCTGCCGATTGCTCGAGGACGAGGGCATCTTCTTCTCCTTCAGCCATTCCGCGGACGGCGCGCGCATGCGCTTCGAGGATGACAGCACCGGCGTGGACCTGCTCTCGCCGGACGCGCTGGACTTCACCTTCTTTCCCCAGGAAGGGGCGCCCACCGCCCGGGTCTGGGACTTCCGGGTGCGCACGCGGCTGCGGCCCTCCAAGGCCACGGTCAACGACTACGACATGCTGCGGCCCGGCACCTCGCTGCTCGCGAGCGCCGAGGCCCAGGAGTCCCTCTCGCGTGAGTGGTACGAGTATCCTGGAGGTTTTCGTGCTCCCGCGGAGGGCAAGCGGCGGGCGCAGGTCCGGCTCGATGAGCTGCGCACCCCCCGGGTGACGGCGCTCGGACGCACCGACGCGCTCTTCGTGGCGCCGGGCCGGCGCTTCCACCTCCAGGGCCACCCGTCGTCGGACGCCGAGTACCTGCTCACCGCCGTCGGCTTCCAGCTTCGTCTGGAGGAGGAGCCCGCCAGCGACAGGCCCCTGGTGGACGCGGGGCCCTGGCGGTACGAGGTGGACTTCGAGGTCATCCCCTCCACGCAGGTGTTCCGCCCCGAGCGGCGCACCCCGAGGCCTCGGGTGGCGGGAGTGCATACGGCCCGGGTGACGGGACCCGAGGGCGAGGAGATCCACTGCGATGCCCACGGCCGGGTGAAGCTCCAGTTCCCGTGGGACCGGGACGGTCAGCTCGATGAGCGCACCTCCTGCTGGGTGCGCGTCAGTCAGGCGCACACCACCGGCTCGGTGATGATTCCGCGGGTCGGCTGGGAGGTGCTCGTCGAGTTCGAGGAGGGAGACCCGGACCGTCCGTTGTGCCTGGGCAAGGTGTGGAACACCACGTTCCTGCCGCCGGTCGAGCTGCCCGCGGGCAAGACGGTGACGGGCCACAGCTCCATCTCATCGCCGGGAGGCGGGGGCGTCAACGAGGTGCTCTTCGACGACACGGCGGGCGCGGAGAGCGTCACCATCAATGGCCAGCACGACATCCTCGTGAAGGCGGCCAACAACAAGCTGTTCAGCGTGGGCCATGATTCGAGCCACCTGGTCAACGGCAAGCGCGCCGCGAGCGTCGGGGGCAACGAGCAGATCGCCATCCAGGCCAACCTCAACGTCAACGTGGGCGGCAATCAGTCCACCGAGGTGGGCGCCATGCGCGACGTGAAGGTGACGGGCAGCACCACCGAGGAGGTGGCGGGCGCGTTCGACCTCCAGGTGGGCGCCATGGAGCTGGTGCAGGTGGGCAACCCCATCAAGGCGGTGATGGAGGTCATCGCGAGCATGGTGGTGGAGAAGGCCATGGGCGCGGCGGCGAAGGCGGCCAGCAAGGCGGAGGCGGCGCTGCTGGGGCCCATCCTCCCGGTGCTGCAGCAGGCGCGCGAGGCGGTGGGGCCCGCGGCCCAGTTCGCGGGACCGGCGGCGGCGCTGCTCGGCGGTGGGAACCCGGAGATCGCCGCCTTCGCTCAAGCCGCGGGCAAGCTGTCGGACGCGGCGGGCGCGGCGGACGCGGGGCAGATCGCCGCCGGCGTGGCGCAGTCCATCGTCGCGGACAAGATCACCAGCAAGGCCATCGAGGCGGTGACGGGGGAGGGCGGGGGTGGCGGTGGTGGGGGCGGGGCAGACGCGGCGCCGGAGGCGGCGGGGAGCGCGACGAGCGGCGGGGAGGGGACATGGGCCACGGTGGTGGGGGGCTCGGTGAAGGAGACGGTGGGGGGGCTTGCCGCCACCAGTTCCTTGAGCGGCGTCTCCTACGCGGTGGGCGGCGCGTCCCAGGAGCTGGTGGGCGCGGCCCGCGTGGAGCTCATCAAGGGGAGCAAGTCGGAGACGACCGGCGCGGTGAAGATGGAGACCGTGGGCGTGTACATGGTGGACGCGAAGGAGTCGTTCGTCACCGACGCCAAGGCGGCCATCGCCATCAACATCGCCGGGAAACAGACGCAGCGCATCTCCGGCAGCCACAGCATGAGCACGGACGGGCCGGTGCTCGTGACGGCGCCGCGGCTGTCGCTCAAGGGGCAGGGGACCATCACGCTCACGTGTGGTCCCTCGAAGGTCATCGTGAAGTCGAATGGCATCCTCGTGGAAGGCGCGGCCGAGGTGACCATCGAGGGCTCGAAGATCGAGCTGGATGAGAACGCGCTGGGCACCTAGGCGGGTCGAACGCGATGGGACAGGCCGGACAGACTCCTGTGACGTGGCTTCACGGCGGCGCGGCGGCCTTGTGGAGCGCCGCGTGCAAGAACGCGCTGATTGCGTGCGGCATCAACCCCGCCAACTTCGGCACCTATGACATGCGCGCGAAGGCGCAGGCGGCCGAGCGCAGGACGTACCGCGAGAAGCGCGAGAAGGAGGCGAAGCGGCGCGGGGCGAACAAGCGCCCCCATGAGGGCAACTGCGAGGTGGGGAAGAAGGACAAGGCGCTGTGCATGTGTATCGAGAGCGATGCGGCCTTCGCCGAGCTGGGCTCCGAGAAGTGGATGCTGGCCAATTCACAGTCGGGCCACATCTCGCAGAACGCCCTCTACCAGAACGAGCGCGCCGACCCTTGCTCCAACGTCCCGCCTGAGGGGAAGCACGGCGGCACGTATGGCTATCGGGACAACAAGGCCTTCTGCATGGACCACCTGGGGCGGGCGAACAACCCGGGGACCATCCACTACGAGATCACCAACCGGGAGGCGCAGTTCGCGGAGAGCCTGAAGAAGCGCAATGTGAAGAACGTCACCGAGGATGTCATGCAGCAGGGCGTGCAGGGCACGGCATCGGTGGCAGCGCAGGGGGCCGGGGCGCGACAGAAGGGCAACGACCCGCACGCCAAGCACGACAAGAGCCTGGGTGAGATGACCCCCGAGCGCAAGAAGGAGGGGCAGCGCAGCGACGCGGCCAAGAACCAGCACGCGAAGGATCTGAAGGCCAATCAGAACGCCAACGCGACCGCGGGGGCCTCGGGGCGGGGCAATAATGGGACGCCGAATGCCCCGTCGACGAAGGGGCCGCCCAAGAAGGATGTGGACAAGGCGGTGGAGTGCATCTCGGACGCCTGGAAGCAGTCGCTGGACGAGATGCGCAACGACGTCATCAATGAGTTCTCCACGGCGGCGCGCTCGGACGAGTGCAAGAAGCAGATCAAGGAGTACAAGAAGACGCTGCCGAAGGACCAACGCAACCGGAAGATCCGCTATACGGACCTGCCTGCGGAGCATCGGGCCAAGGTGGACGCCGCGGTCAACAAGAAGACGGGCAACCCCAAGATGTCCGCCGTCGAGAGGGACCAGAAGAAGCTGGAGAAGAAGGGGGCGAAGACGGCCGGCCAGGCCAACAACCCGCCCACGAAGAAAGACTGTCTGGAGTACCAGGCCAACTGGCTGCAACAGCACCAGAAGGCGGATGGAAGTCACCCACCGATGCAGGGGCGCGTGCCTGATTCGAACGAGGGTGATGGTGACGAGGTCAAGCAGAACAAGCGCGGTAAGAAGAGCGCCGATTAGCGCCAGGAACGTTGGCGGGGACGAGGAAGGACGAGGGAAATGGCTTTGCGGATTGCGACCCACTACTACAGCGCCAGTGGACCGATGCTCGACGCCTGCGCGTTTCTCGGGCAGCGCTATGACGAAGAGCGCGGTTACAAGCCGCTCGAGAGCGAATGCTGGGTGATGAACATCCAAGTGGCTGGGGACGAGGACTCGACGGTGTGGTCCCAATTGGGAAGCACGGGTTGGCTGACACGCTTGTGGCGCTCGCCTTCAGGCGCGGTCTTCGTCAGCAGCGCCACGGACTCCAAGGTCCTCTACCACCCAGACGTCGAGGGAGATCGCAGTCGCAAGTTCGAGAGCATGAAGCTGGGCGCGCCACTCAATGGCGTGTGGGGGCTCGACGACGACTTCGTGCTGGCGTGGGGGGCGACGTTCGAGAACACCCGGCACGTGTTCCGGTACGACGGCAAGAAGTGGAAGGAGTTGCCGGCGCCGGACTTCGAGGTGCGCGCCATGCATGGACTGTCGCCTGACCTGGTCTATGCGGTGGGCGTGGGAGGGGGCGTGGCGAGGTGGGAAGGCAAGGCGTGGAAGCGCTTTCCGACGCCGACGGACGAGGTGCTCAACAGCGTCTTCGTGGCGGACGAGGATGAAATCTACGCGACGGGAGGTTCGGGCTCGTTGCTGGAGGGAAGCGCGCACGGCTGGGGCCGCATCGCGGAGAGCCCCGTACCAGGCATGCCCTTGTTTGGCGTCGCGAAGTGGAAGAAGGGGCTTTGGGTGGCGGCGGGTCAGTTCGGCCTCTTCAAACGCGTGGGCAGTCAGAACAAGATCGAGTGCATCAAGCCCAATCTCTGGGCCGTGGACCTCGATGCCCGCAAGAACCTGCTCGTCTCGTGCCGGGACCGGGTTTCGGAGTCGGCCGATGGCAAGGCCTTCATGTCCCTCGGACAGGAGTTCCTCCTGGAGAGCCGAGCGAAGAAGAAGCTTGGGAAGATCTAGGTAGAGGTTCTGGCCAGCAGGAAGGGCAAGGAAGATGGCCTCGCAGATTACCAGCGACTACTACAGCGCCAGCGGCCCGGCGCTCGATGACTGCGCCTTTCTGGGACAGCGCTACGACGAGGAGCGTGGTTACAAGCCCCTCGAAGGCGAGTGTTGGGTGTTGAGTCTTCGCCCCAAGGCAGGTGGTGGCCTGACGGCGATGTACCACTTTGGGAGTACGGGTTGGCTGACACGCCTGTGGCGCTCGCCGTCAGGCGCGGTCTTCGCCAGCAGCGTCACGGACTCCAAGGTTCTCTTTCACCCGGACCTCCATGGAGATCCGAAGCATCGATTCGAGAGCATGAAGCTCGGTGCGCCACTCAATGGCGTGTGGGGGCTCGACGACGACTTCGTGCTGGCATGGGGAGCGACGTTCGAGAACACCCGGCACGTGTTCCGGTACGACGGCAAGAAGTGGAAGGAGTTGCCCGCGCCGGACTTCGAGGTGCGCGCCATGCATGGACTGTCGCCTGACCTGGTCTACGCGGTGGGCGTGGGAGGGGGCGTGGCGAGGTGGGACGGCAAGGCGTGGAAGCGCTTTCCAATGCCGACGGACGAGGTGCTCAACAGCGTCTTCGTGGCGGACGAGGATGAAATCTACGCGACGGGAGGCTCGGGCTCGTTGCTGGAGGGAAGCGCGCACGGCTGGGGCCGCATCGCGGAGAGCCCCGTGCCAGGCATGCCCTTGTTTGGCGTCGCCAAGTGGAAGAAGGGCCTGTGGGTCGCGGCGGGTCAGTTCGGCCTCTTCAAGCGCGTGGGCAACCAGAACAAGCTCGAGTGCATCAAGCCGAACCTGCCCGCCATGGGCCTCGACGCCCGCAAGAACCTGCTCATCTCCTGCAGGGACCGGATCGCCGAATCGGCGGATGGCAAGGCCTTCACCTCCGGGGGCAAGGACTTCCTCCTGACCTCCCGCGCGGGAAACAAACTGGGAAGCATCTAGACAGGAGCCCACCATGAAGCCCGCCCGACAGAGAGCAAGACGTGCCCCGGTGAAGCGGGGCTCCACCCCGAAACCCGAGGCCTCGTCCCAACCGGAGCTCGACGGCTCCGTGCGACTGGCCACCGTCCTGGCCGAGGAGCCCCAGGGCTGGCGCGTGCGGCTCGGCGCCCGGGACCAGGTGCTCTCGCTGGATGCCTCCGTGGACCCGGCGTTGGTGCGCGAGGCGCTCGAGGACGGAGCGCGGGTGCTCGTGGAGCTCGCCTCGCCCCCCGTGCTCGTGGGCGTGGTGCAGACGTCGCGCGCCCTGCGCGTGGACCGCCAGGGGCGCGTGGACTCGGAGGTGGAGCGCTTCGAGCTGCATGCCCGGCAGGGCGCCACCGTGAAGACGGCCGGGGCCTTCGTGCAGGTGAAGGGCTCCGAGGTGGAGCTCTACGGCACGCGCATCCTCACGCGCGCCCGCGAGGTGGCGAAGATCCTCGCGCGGATGATCAACCTGAACTGAGGCAACCATGAGCCTGACGACCAGTGGCATGTCCGCCGGCACCAGCAAGCAGAAGCTCAACATGGTCCCCATGGCGCCCAACGTGTGCCTGGTGCCCGCGCCGCCGCCTCCGGCGGGACCTCAGGGCATCCCCGTCCCGTTCCCCATCACCACCGACACCGGCAGCATCAAGAAGCCGGTCCCCAAGGTGAAGCACAAGGGCGGCAAGGTCCCCAACACCGATTCGACCTTCTCCGGCGTGAAGGGCAACGAGGCCGGCGTGGGGCAACTGCCTCCCTCCACGCCCAAGAAGGACATCGTCACCGGCGTGAACATGAAGCTGGGGTCCGCGATGGTCGGCTGTCCCAACTGCCAGGTCGGCGGCAAGAGCTTCCTCATGACCGGCAGCCCGGGCTTCGGGAACCACGGCTGAGCCCGCGGACGCCTCGCCATGTCCGAACCTCTCCTGGACCCACGCGTCCACATCGACACCGAGGACGTCGTCGTCCGAGTGGAGCTCGGGTTGACCGCGTACCTCGCCGACCCCCGGTTCTGGGCCCGGGAGGGGGCGCAACAGGCGCTGGACCTGATGCTGGCGCTGCCCTCCGCGGACCTGCTCCGCTACTACACGACGTCCGTGATGACCGAATGGGGCGAGGTGGGCCCACGGATGCTGCGCTCCCTGCGCGACGGACTGACCTCACGCGCGTTGATGCTGGAGTGGCCCCGACACCACTTCTTCCTCCGCCTGGCGGACGAACCCAACTGCCCCTCGGTGGGCTTCTCGTACACGGAGATCGACCCGCGCCGGACGACCCGCGCCGGGGTGCTGGAGCTGACCCTGCCGCAAGGGCACGCGCCGGAAGACCTCCAGGCGCTCGCCGCCGGACTCGCGGACATCGGCCCGCTGTACTCGCTGGTCGGCGGCTACGTGGCGCGCTGGAACGTGCTGCACCCCAAGCTGGCCTTCAACCAGTTCTATGTGTGGGCCCAGCGCTACCTGGGGCTCGACATCCAGGACGCCGAGGAGATGGCGCCCCACGCGCCCCTGGGGCTGCCGGGGAGCAACTGGCTGACCTACCTCGGCGAGCCCTTGACGAAGCCGCTCGAGCTCGACGTCGCGGCGCTGGAGCGCGCCGTCCGAGCAGCCCCCAGCGTGGAGTCGTTGCCGGTCCGCTCCGGGCTGCTGCTCCGCGCGGGCGCGCTCCCCACGATGGGAGACCTCAACCGCTTCGCCCATCCCCAGTCCTACGCGGAGGTGGCCCGGCTGCTCGAGCCGCACT from Myxococcus guangdongensis includes the following:
- a CDS encoding type VI secretion system Vgr family protein — protein: MEVRAHIDHADLPAEAIVLRATAREGLSELFDVELEFACDDPDLDLTALIGTAGTLRLSPTFSEGSFEARCFHGVVEEAEYRARLATHGFVYRLRLRPRLHGLRYRSRSQIFQDMTAVEIIQAVLEKAGLPAASTEWLLSRDYMKREYCTQWKESDLDFVLRLLEDEGIFFWFEHLPTEHVLKLADDPSTYEPILGTPALGFTRDSLIHAEDERVAELTFTSRLVHGLYTARDWNWRSPSEPLEAEERSSEADFPRYEYPGSFSSPSDGVRRARNRLSGLVQERMVLEARSNSFRLQPGRLFSLLDALPSFLCQEYLLLQVTHDYALVQAEDAESTRFGTRVRAIPSAGTDFRPARRTPRPRVWGKESAVVTGPPGEEIHVDEFGRIKVHFYWDREGKVDDTASCWMRVQQQNTSGSMILPRVGWEMEVGFLDGDPDRPVVLQKLYNQETMPPYALPDERTQSSLQSATSPGGGSTNEVRIQDGNGGMEFFIHSSKDFKLVTGHDLSEDIVNNAQEEVGDQSTSLVGGDETVDIGANQGLSVTSNAVLETTGSKVVQVGALDDWGVTGNFSQTVDGKRSDTIGGAMNVLTNHVLETFNADCSRTVGAAFSINAATAIVETVGGGKTESVGGAKVEVLKGAKSEDVGAAKVLTTGLADFKTGEDIILEATGAVAITSAGPISEKVGKDFAMSAKTVTLTAPGGAKLKGGGKVFELSGSTLMVDAEGLKGGAKVQLKGKIHFKK
- a CDS encoding type VI secretion system Vgr family protein, with translation MRLRSTILHASLPSELGVSRLVVEEGLSQLFVADVECVSADPDWELTPLLGTSASVRVEADDGSSRHFHGVVEDAEFVGTRGELFVYRLRLMPRLKGLAHRVRTRIFQDKNIEAILREVFSGAGVPAGATRWSVAEGPVREYCTQWKESELGFVLRLLEDTGIFFWFEHSESDHVMCLADSPAAHVPIDGAAGLSFRAWDERETLRDIVTRLTYTARVVPDAVMLRDWNWQTPLTLPEAKLSASEGGGLEVYEFPAGFVSAAAGKQRAADRLSAVRVRQRVLRGTTPSLRLSPGRLFQIFDAEPAPLNGEYLVLELRHVYEDPTAGTLVDGDGRYRAEFTAVPGGVEFRPSRVTPRPRVMGKELAVVTGPAGEEIHVDEFGRVKVHFYWDREGKVDDTASCWMRVQQQNTAGSQILPRVGWEVEVGFLHGDPDRPLVLQKLYNADTLPPYALPDNLMQSALQSSTTPGGGGTNEVRLNDGNGGMEFFVHSQKDLSLQAGHNLTEQIAVDEAVQITSDSTHSIGVTEDVSVGGDQSASITGMMVEDTAGTKKVVVGAVDQWGVGAMHAITVKGARTENVGGLRNVLAQKVTETFNADLTTSVGGVLSINAVGAITEAVAGNKTETVAGAKLEIITESKAENIGAAKVMTAGMVNIKTGKDLTLASGAAMAITTGGPMAIKCDKDFNLSGSSVTITVGKASVKSGSKLEATPASLQLKGDTVGGDGAQVKLKGTIEYK